A stretch of DNA from Paenibacillus albus:
GCCAAGAGGGCGGCGACATCGTAACGACGGACGGCAAGATCGGCTTCGATACGCCGACAGGCATTGAGGTGCTGAAGCGGATTAAGGATTGGAAGGAGCAAGGGCTGCTGAGCAAGACTTCTCCGGAGGGTCCACAGTTCTGGGAAGCGTACACGAAAGGCGAGTTCGTCGCTGCATTTGGCCCGGACTGGTGGGCAGGCCAGCTCGTTCAGAACTCCCCTGATCTTAGCGGCAAATGGGCAGCGGTCCCGATGCCTCTTGGCGGACCTAGCTCTGTTCCAACCTCTGTAAACGGCGGTACGGGACTTGCGCTCAGCAAGTTCAGCGCCAATAAAGACGCAGCGTGGGATTTCTTGAAATACACGCATCTGGATACGGACAATATCGTGGACAGCTTCCACATCATCAACCTGTTCCCGGCACTGACAAGCGCGACGAAATCACCGGATCTGCACAAGGAGAGCCCGACGACGAAGTACTTCGGCGGTCAGGACATTGCACAGCTGTACGCGGACTTGGGTACGAAAGCACCAAGCCAAAACCAAGCTTGGTGGCGTTCCCTGGTCGGCAAAGCGTGGGATAAGTTCGAGCCGGACTATCAGAACGGCAAGATGACGCCTGAAGAGTTCCTCGGCAAAGTGGATAAAGAACTGCAAAGCCTCATTGATGCGGAACAAGCCAGAAAGTAAGGGGGAGCTTATATGAACGCTCACGCCTCAGCCCGCTGGAAGCTGGCGCCGCTGCTCTTCATCAGCCCGTTCTTTATCGCGTATGCCATCTTCGGGCTATACCCGATTCTATATGGATTTTGGCTGAGCTTAATGAAAGGAACGGATACGTACACATTCACCGGCTTCTCGAATTATCTGTTCGTGCTGAAGGACGGCTTCTTCTGGAAGGCGATGTGGAACGGCACGAAGCTCGCGCTCGGGAGCCTGTTCCTCATCCTTCCGGTTGCGCTCGGCGCAGCGCTGCTGCTCAATCGGCCGTACATTGCGAAGAAGAAAGGCATGTTCGCTACCTTCTTCTTCACACCGAACATTACTTCGGCTGTCGCGGTCGGCATCATCTTCAAGCTGCTGCTGGACCGGGACAGCGGCGTAATCAACAGCCTTCTCGGCCAGGTTGGCATTTCGCCGATCGGCTGGCTGAAGGATGCCGCTTGGACCATTCCGGCACTCATCATTCTGTGCGCATGGAAGTATCTCGGCGTCAACATTCTGTTCTTCCTCGCGGGACTGCAGAATGTGCCGATTGAGCTGATCGAGGCGGCCAAGATTGACGGCGCTTCGCCGGCTCAGCGGCTGTGGCATGTGACAATGCCGCTGCTTCGCCCGATTATGACCTTCATTGTGTTCCAGTGTTTGCTAGGTTCTTACGGTATGTTCAGTGAAGCGTTCATTCTCGCAGGAAGCGGCTTCGGACCGGAGAACTCGCTCGTCTTCCCGACCTCCTACCTGTATGATGAAGCGTTCCGGCGTCAGGACTTTACGTACTCCTCAGCGCTCGGTTATGTATTCACGCTTATGATGCTCCTCATCGGGTTCATTCAGCTGAAGATGTTCAATCTCAAGAATCAGGAAGAATAGGGGGGGATAACGATGGAGAAATCTGCTGTAGCGGTGAACGGCCGAGTCGTAGCTTCGCAAGCGTCAACGCCAATCTGGCGCGGAACTGGCCGCATCGTCGTATATATAGTCCTTATCCTGATGAGTCTCTTATTCCTGGCACCCTTCCTGTTTATGATTGGAACAGCCTTCAAGCGATACGAGGATATAGTAGGCGATCCGCTCAATCCGCTGCCGCTGCATCCGTCGCTTGCGAACTTCAGCCATCTGTTCGATAAGCTGCCGTTCTTCGCGATGCTCGGCAACAGCTTAATCATCGCGGTCTCGCTGACGGCGCTGTCAATCATATTTAACGCGCTTGTGGCGTATGGTTTCTCGCGGTATGAGTTTAAATTCAAGCATGGCCTGTTCGTCTGCATGCTGGCAACGATGATGATTCCGGGGCAAATTACGCTCGTTCCGTCGTTCGTCATGTTCCGCTCCTTCGGCATGCTCGACACCTTCTGGCCGCTCATTCTTCCCGGAGCAGTCGGCGCCTTCGGCGTGTTCCTCATCCGGCAGGTGATGGTCGCCATCCCGAAGGAAATCTACGACAGCGCGAAGATCGACGGCTGCTCGGAGCTAGGCACCTTCTTCCGGATCGCCCTTCCGCTCAGCGGCAGCGCCGTTGGCATTGTCGGACTGCTGACCTTCATGGGAGCCTGGAACGATTACTTGGGACCGCTCATTTACTTAAGCTCCGGCTCGAAGATGACGCTGGCGGTCGGCTTGACGACGATGGTGAATCCGTACAAGATCGATTATGCGTCGCCAATAACGGGCGCGCTGCTCATGTCGGTTCCCGTGCTCGTGCTGCTTAGTATTATTGGGCACAAATATTTCGTGGACGGCTTGACGGCCGGCTCGATTAAAGGGTAACTAGTCACGAAGCTAGCACAAATAAAGGAGACGCTTAGGGGGCTGCAAGCCTCGCTAGAGCGCCTCCTTTTTCCATTCTCCTGCCTATATTTTACCCATTAATAATGCTATATTTGGAGAAAGTTAACCGCAGAAACTATTCGCGCCGGGGGTGGCAATAAGCTGATCATCCTTAAACGTATCGCGTCTCTATCCATTCTGCCGAAGCTTGTCCTCACTTTCCTGGTTACCCTCACCCCACTGTACATCATCAGCTGGAAAATGAACGAGACCGGCTCCTCCCATGTCCAGAAAGAAATTACCGATTCCCTTGTCTCCCGCTCATCGCTCTATATGAACATGCTCGAGTTCGACCTCGACAGCGTTATTCGTCAGCTGCAGGAGTACGTCAATGACGATGACCTGCTGAAGCTGTCGAGCTCCTCTGAAGTCATGACCGAAATTGAGAAGATGCAGTCGCAGCTGCGCCTCAAGAGCAAGCTCGATTTGTTGAAGCGCTCCAGCAAGTTCGTGGAGAATGCCATCGCGTTCATCCCGGAGATGCATAGGACCGTATCCGCCAACGCTAACGTCATTGGCAGCTTCGATGAGGATCAGTTCGAGGCGTTGACCAAGTCGACGAACCGGTTCGAGTCCCCTTTTCTACTGTGGAAGGACCGTATCTTCATTAGCATTCCGTATCCCGATCCCGCCGTCGCAAGCCGGCAAAGTCCCGTCTTCCTGTTAGCCGTTGAAATCTCGCGAGGAGAGCTCGGCTTGGTGCTGCAGGAGTTCACGAACGAAGGCGGTCAGACGGTGCTGCTCGGCAATAAGCAGCCTTTTATCATTAGTGCCGGGGCTGGCGAGGTCAATGAAGAGCTCATTGGTGATTTTCAGAGAGCGGGCACGGAAGCCGAAGAGACAAAGGGCCTTCGCTCCGTGACGTGGAATGAAGAATCCTATCTCGTCGTTACGAAGCATTCTTCGCGGCTTGATATGTCCCTGCTCATGTATGTGCCTGAAAGCAAAGTGAACGCCTCCTTGCAAGTGTACCGGTTCTGGTTCTACGTCTTATCCGCCATGTCAGTCTTCCTCGTGCTCTTGTTCTCCTACAGCATCTATCTCATCATTCATCAACCGCTCAAACGGCTTGTCCGCTCCTTCAGACGCATTGAACAGGGGCAATTCAATCTCGAAGTCAGCTATCCCCTTGCCGACGAATTCGGCTACTTATATGGGCAGTTCAACGGCATGGTCAAACGGCTCGACGTGCTTGTTCACGAAGTGTACGAGCAGCAGTATCTCGCCAGGCTGGCGGAGCTGCGGCATTTGCAGTCGCAGATTAATCCGCATTTTCTATATAACAGCTATTTCATTCTGTACCGGATGGCGCAGCAGCGCGACCACGACAATGTCATCTATTTCACGAAGCATCTTGGCGAGTACTTCCAATACATTACCCGTGACGGCTCGGATGAAGTGCCGCTGTCGAGTGAGATTCATCATGCCCGCACCTATGCGGAAATTCAGTCGATTCGGTTCGCGGAGCGGATCATGGTCGAGTTCGACGAAGTGCCTGAAGAGCTAAGCAGCTTCCCTGTGCCGCGCTTAATCGTGCAGCCGATTATAGAGAATGCCTACAACCATGGCCTCGAGAACAAAAGGAAAGGCGGACTCATCACCGTCAGCTTCCAGGACAAGCAAGGCACCACGCAGATTACCATTACCGACAACGGCGGCAATATGGATGAGGAGAAGCTGCGCGAGCTGCAAATGAGCCTGCTGGATAAAGGTCCTTCTACTGAGCATACGGGGCTGCTTAATGTGCATAGACGAATCATTATCAAATATGGCGGAGGCGGGCTTACGCTCAGCATTGGCGAGGAGCGGGGTCTTGCTGTGACGATATCGATACCGAGAGAAACGGGGAACGAACATGAATCGCTTGCTCATAGTGGATGACGAGAAGTTTACGGTTGACGGCTTATACGAAATGATCGAAGATACACCGGAGCTTGAGCTTGATCTGTACCGAGCGTATTCCCCGGAGGAGGCGCTCGAATGGCTGTCTCGGACGAAGATTGATATCGTGCTGAGCGACGTTCGAATGCCGGGCATGACGGGGCTTGAGCTGCAGCAGCGCATCGTGGCGCAATGGCCGAGGTGCAAGATCATCTTCCTCACCGGCATTCATAATCTCGAGACGGCGCAGCTGGCCGTTCGTTCGGGCTCGATTGACTATATTCTGAAGACCGAGGGCGACGAAGCCATTATTCGCAGTATTCGAAAAGCGATCGACAGCCTCGCGGAGGAGTCGCAGAGCAGCCAGTTCATGCTGCAGGCCAAAGAGCGGATGAGTCGCGCGCTGCCGCTGCTTCATCGCGACTTTGTCATGTCGCTGCTTGAGCTGCAGACAAGCGTCACTGCCGCGAAGCTGGAGGAGCTGCAAATCATGCTCAGCAGCGAGCTGCCGGTCATTCCGCTAATCGGGCGAATCGACCAGTGGCGCGATGCGGGCTACCAGGATCAGTCGTTGTTGCTCTACGCGGTGCAGAATATCGCATCCGAATACTACGCTTCGCAAGCTTTCTTCACTGTAAGTTTGGACATGCATCACTTCATCTGTTTGATCCAGCCGAAACTGGAGGCGATGGATATATGTGCATCATCAACTTCATCAACGTGGCGCGATGCCGTCAGCTTCGTGCAGGGCACGATGCCTTCGATTCAGCAGACCTGCGACAAGCTGCTGAAGCTGCCGGTCTCGCTTATTTGCGGCGCGGGGGCGGCCATGTGGCAGCAGCTGCCGCGCGTATACGGGCAGATGCGGAAGCAGCTGCTCGTCGGCCTCGGCTCACGGGACCGGATGCTGCTCATTCTCGATCAGCAGCAGGAGGAAGGCGAAGCTGATGGCACGTTGCAGACGCAGCCAGAGCTCCCGACGCTTAGGACGATCACGACGCGGCTGGAGCGTCTGCTTGAAGTTGGCGACCTCGCGGAGTTCGCCGCGGCGGTCAAGCAGTATGCCGCGCTGCCGACCCAGTATGCCGACTATGCGATGGTATACTATGCGATCGCGAGCGTGCTGCTTAGCCAGCTCACGCAAGGCGAGGCGCGCGCGGATGAAGGAGGCGCGAATGTCGACATCGACGCACTTATGAATCTTGCCGCGCACAAGTCGCGGGATGCTGCGCTGGACTATTTGCTCGGCGCCGCAGCGGTTGTCTACGAGCGGCGCAGCTCCATGCAATCCGAGCGAACGAACCAGCTGCTCAGCAAGCTGCACCAGTACATCCGCAGCAACCTCGGCGGCGACCTGTCGCTTACGCGGCTCTCTGAAGTCGTTTATTTGAATCCTGCCTACTTGTCCGTTCTGTACAAACAGCAGACAGGTCGCAATTTATCCGACTATATCGCGGAGCTACGTCTCGATAAGGCGAAGGAGCTGCTGCTTGCCTCCCCGTTCAAAATCCACGAAATTGCGGATAAGGTCGGCTTCGAAACATCGGGTTATTTTACACGATTCTTCAAGAAGCGGCTTCAGATGACGCCCCAGGAGTACCGCGCGAAGGAATAGCCTGCAAGAATGGCTTGCCGCCGATGCGATCTTCACAATTCCTATACAAGAGACAACGAATCTATAGATTGTTCCATAGAGGGCAGCGAACGCGCCAATCTATACTTAGAGGGAAGGAAGCTTGCAAAATAAAAGGGAGGTTACAGGATGCATAAGCCATTCAAATGGACGGCAATTGTGCTAATGACTTTTATTTTTGTTTTTGTATCCGCTTGCAGCTCGGGCAATGACAACAAGAACACTTCCGATTCCTCGGGGAACAAAGCAACCAGCAATGCGAACGCATCCAGCACAGACAACAGCAAATCCGATAATACGGCGAATACCGCTAACAATTCGTCGAACACGGCAGAGCCTGCCGGCGAAGCCGACCCTTACTTAGGCAAATACGATCCGCCTATCAACGTAACGAGCGTGCGGATTATCAACGACACGTTCAAGTTCATGGAAGGCCAAACGATCGACAACAACATGTGGACGCAAGCTCTCGAAGAGAAACTGGGCATTAAGATCAAGTACGACTGGGTCGTAAGCGGCGATCAGCCTGGCGGCCAAGGTGAACAGAAAATGAACGTCTCGATCGCCTCCGGCGATCTTCCCGAGTTGATTCCGGTGAACGCGAAGCAGCTGAAGCAGCTGCAGGAAGCGGATGAGCTGGAGGATCTGACGGCGATCTACGACAAGTACGCTTCACCTTTCCTCAAAGAAATCCTGAACCAAGACGGACCAGCTTCTCTGGCATCCGCTACATTCGGCGGCAAGCTGATGGCGATTCCGAATACCGGTTCTTCGATGGACGGCGCGGCGATGATCTGGATCCGCAAGGACTGGCTCGATAAGCTTGGCCTCCAGCCTCCGAAGACGATGGATGATGTGCTGGCGATCTCGGATGCCTTCACGACGAAGGACCCGGATGGAGACGGCAAGCCGAATTCATACGGTATCGCGATGAACAAAGACTTGTACGGCGGCTTTGCAGATATTACGGGCTTCCTAAACAGCTACCATGCATATCCGAAGACTTGGATCAAGGATGCGAGCGGCAATATCGTGTACGGCAGCATTCAGCCGGAGATGAAGACAGCGCTTGCGGCCTTGCAAGCGATGTATAAGAAAGGCGAGATCGACAAGGAATTCGGCGTAAAGGACGGCGGTAAAGAAGCGGAGCTGACCGCTTCGGGCAAGATCGGCATGCAGTTCGGCCAAATGTGGAACCCGCTCTGGCCGCTTGTTGACAATAAGAAGAACGATCCGAACGCGCAGTGGCAGTCGTATCCGCTCGCTTCGGCGGACGATCAGCCGGTAACGCCGCAGGTCGGCTTTGCGACAGGGCAATATTTTGCCGTGAAGAAGGGTGCTGCTCATCCGGAAGCGCTGCTGAAGATGATCAACCTGTTCGTGGAAACAGGCTGGGGGCAAACGACGACGCCTGAGAACTATGCGAAGTACTTCACGAGCGATGGCTTCGAGAAGTTCAAGAACATGCCGTTCCAAGCATGGCCTTCGCGTAAGAACCTGGACATTCACCTTCATGTTACAGCTGCACTGGACAGCAAGGACACATCCGGCCTCAATCCGGAGGAGAAGGACATGTACGACAAGACGGTCTCTTGGATGGAAGGCACAAGCAAGGAGCCGCTGAACTGGGCGTATGAGCGCGTATTCGGCAAGGAAGGCTCGTTCGTCATCATTAATCAGTACGTGAGCGGCAACTTGCTCAAGCTGACAGAGTTCTACGGCGCTCCGACGCCTGCGATGGTCGAGAAAGAATCGAACCTGCAGAAGCGCGAGCTTGAGACATTCACGAAGATCATCATGGGCGACCCTGTCGATACGTTCGATAAGTTCGTCGAAGAGTGGAAGAAGCTCGGCGGCGACCAAATTACGCAAGAGGTTAACGATTGGGCGAAGAATAAGTAAGCTTGCTGCTAGGTAGACGCGGCAAGTGCGGCAAGAAGTAAATGTGACAGGCGGGGGAAGCGGCGTCTTCCCCTTTCTGCTTGTTATGCAGGGGCCTTAAGGGGGAATCGAGCGTGTTCGGGAGAAAATGGAGTGGGCAGCTGCCGCTGCACCTAATGATTTTGCCGGGTCTAATCCTCGTTCTAATCTATAGCTATGGTCCGATGTTCGGGCTGCTTATTGCATTCGAGAAGTATGTGCCGGCCAAAGGCATGATGGGCTCCAAATGGGTGGGGCTCGATAACTTCCGATATGTGATAGAGATGCCAGAGTCGGCGCAGATTATTTGGAACACCGTACTCATTGCCATTATGAAAATCATTGCAGGGCTCATCGCTCCGATCATTACGGCACTGCTTCTGAACGAGGTGCGCAAGGAAGTATTCAAGCGCGGCGTGCAGACGGTCGTTTATTTACCTCACTTTCTTTCTTGGATTATTCTGGGTGGAATTCTAATTGATATTCTGTCCCCGACGAATGGGATCGTTAATCAGCTGCTCGGCTGGTTCGGTATTAAGCCTATTTTTTTCTTAGGGAGTAATACGTGGTTCCGGTATGTGCTTGTTATTACGGACGTGTGGAAGGAGTTCGGCTTTAATACCATTGTTTATTTAGCCGCATTAACGAGCATCAGTCCGACGCTGTATGAAGCGGCTATTGTTGATGGAGCGGGCAGATGGAAGCAGACGTTGCACGTGACGCTTCCGGGTATGGCCTCCATTATCGTGCTGCTTGTCACTTTAAGTCTCGGAAACGTTCTGAACGCCGGGTTCGATCAGGTGTTTAATTTATATAGCCCGCAAGTGTACGAGACCGGCGACGTTATTGATACGTTCGTGTACCGGATCGGTCTTGTGGATGCGCAGTACGGGGTCGCGACCGCCGTTGGCGTCTTCCGCTCCGTCGTCTCGCTGTTCTCGATATCGCTGTCTTATTATCTGGCTTATCGGTTCGCTAATTATCGCATTTTCTGATGAGAGGAGAGAGCGGGATGCTGGAGCATTATACGGTCAGCCGAAGAGTATTTCTATCCTTCAACTATGTGTTTCTCGCTTGCCTCGGCATTATCTGCATATTGCCGATCATTCACGTCTTAGCTGTATCTTTCAGCTCGAGCGCTGCCGCGCAAGCGGGCTACGTCAAGCTGTGGCCGGTACAGTTCACGCTAAGCTCCTATGATTACGTCATGCATAAGCCGGCTTTCTTCAAGTCGATTCTGGTTACGCTC
This window harbors:
- a CDS encoding ABC transporter substrate-binding protein codes for the protein MKKGISLLVTLSFLTTYLVGCSTDSGGNTTSQSNSSSSASGSKKTITLWTFADTHKQYYDEMKAKYEKDHPDVNIKIELLEYTALYDKYTVIAQSGGKGAPDLIDVEQGAFPRYIKGDVPFEPLNSYLETADLSNAIPKGRLDLYTVNSNIYGIEIAACVSALYYRKDLYDAAGVDVSKLKTWSEFMEASKPLLGKDKFVLSGSEKDQGLFEQLLRQEGGDIVTTDGKIGFDTPTGIEVLKRIKDWKEQGLLSKTSPEGPQFWEAYTKGEFVAAFGPDWWAGQLVQNSPDLSGKWAAVPMPLGGPSSVPTSVNGGTGLALSKFSANKDAAWDFLKYTHLDTDNIVDSFHIINLFPALTSATKSPDLHKESPTTKYFGGQDIAQLYADLGTKAPSQNQAWWRSLVGKAWDKFEPDYQNGKMTPEEFLGKVDKELQSLIDAEQARK
- a CDS encoding carbohydrate ABC transporter permease — protein: MNAHASARWKLAPLLFISPFFIAYAIFGLYPILYGFWLSLMKGTDTYTFTGFSNYLFVLKDGFFWKAMWNGTKLALGSLFLILPVALGAALLLNRPYIAKKKGMFATFFFTPNITSAVAVGIIFKLLLDRDSGVINSLLGQVGISPIGWLKDAAWTIPALIILCAWKYLGVNILFFLAGLQNVPIELIEAAKIDGASPAQRLWHVTMPLLRPIMTFIVFQCLLGSYGMFSEAFILAGSGFGPENSLVFPTSYLYDEAFRRQDFTYSSALGYVFTLMMLLIGFIQLKMFNLKNQEE
- a CDS encoding carbohydrate ABC transporter permease encodes the protein MEKSAVAVNGRVVASQASTPIWRGTGRIVVYIVLILMSLLFLAPFLFMIGTAFKRYEDIVGDPLNPLPLHPSLANFSHLFDKLPFFAMLGNSLIIAVSLTALSIIFNALVAYGFSRYEFKFKHGLFVCMLATMMIPGQITLVPSFVMFRSFGMLDTFWPLILPGAVGAFGVFLIRQVMVAIPKEIYDSAKIDGCSELGTFFRIALPLSGSAVGIVGLLTFMGAWNDYLGPLIYLSSGSKMTLAVGLTTMVNPYKIDYASPITGALLMSVPVLVLLSIIGHKYFVDGLTAGSIKG
- a CDS encoding sensor histidine kinase, with the translated sequence MNETGSSHVQKEITDSLVSRSSLYMNMLEFDLDSVIRQLQEYVNDDDLLKLSSSSEVMTEIEKMQSQLRLKSKLDLLKRSSKFVENAIAFIPEMHRTVSANANVIGSFDEDQFEALTKSTNRFESPFLLWKDRIFISIPYPDPAVASRQSPVFLLAVEISRGELGLVLQEFTNEGGQTVLLGNKQPFIISAGAGEVNEELIGDFQRAGTEAEETKGLRSVTWNEESYLVVTKHSSRLDMSLLMYVPESKVNASLQVYRFWFYVLSAMSVFLVLLFSYSIYLIIHQPLKRLVRSFRRIEQGQFNLEVSYPLADEFGYLYGQFNGMVKRLDVLVHEVYEQQYLARLAELRHLQSQINPHFLYNSYFILYRMAQQRDHDNVIYFTKHLGEYFQYITRDGSDEVPLSSEIHHARTYAEIQSIRFAERIMVEFDEVPEELSSFPVPRLIVQPIIENAYNHGLENKRKGGLITVSFQDKQGTTQITITDNGGNMDEEKLRELQMSLLDKGPSTEHTGLLNVHRRIIIKYGGGGLTLSIGEERGLAVTISIPRETGNEHESLAHSG
- a CDS encoding response regulator transcription factor yields the protein MNRLLIVDDEKFTVDGLYEMIEDTPELELDLYRAYSPEEALEWLSRTKIDIVLSDVRMPGMTGLELQQRIVAQWPRCKIIFLTGIHNLETAQLAVRSGSIDYILKTEGDEAIIRSIRKAIDSLAEESQSSQFMLQAKERMSRALPLLHRDFVMSLLELQTSVTAAKLEELQIMLSSELPVIPLIGRIDQWRDAGYQDQSLLLYAVQNIASEYYASQAFFTVSLDMHHFICLIQPKLEAMDICASSTSSTWRDAVSFVQGTMPSIQQTCDKLLKLPVSLICGAGAAMWQQLPRVYGQMRKQLLVGLGSRDRMLLILDQQQEEGEADGTLQTQPELPTLRTITTRLERLLEVGDLAEFAAAVKQYAALPTQYADYAMVYYAIASVLLSQLTQGEARADEGGANVDIDALMNLAAHKSRDAALDYLLGAAAVVYERRSSMQSERTNQLLSKLHQYIRSNLGGDLSLTRLSEVVYLNPAYLSVLYKQQTGRNLSDYIAELRLDKAKELLLASPFKIHEIADKVGFETSGYFTRFFKKRLQMTPQEYRAKE
- a CDS encoding extracellular solute-binding protein; the protein is MHKPFKWTAIVLMTFIFVFVSACSSGNDNKNTSDSSGNKATSNANASSTDNSKSDNTANTANNSSNTAEPAGEADPYLGKYDPPINVTSVRIINDTFKFMEGQTIDNNMWTQALEEKLGIKIKYDWVVSGDQPGGQGEQKMNVSIASGDLPELIPVNAKQLKQLQEADELEDLTAIYDKYASPFLKEILNQDGPASLASATFGGKLMAIPNTGSSMDGAAMIWIRKDWLDKLGLQPPKTMDDVLAISDAFTTKDPDGDGKPNSYGIAMNKDLYGGFADITGFLNSYHAYPKTWIKDASGNIVYGSIQPEMKTALAALQAMYKKGEIDKEFGVKDGGKEAELTASGKIGMQFGQMWNPLWPLVDNKKNDPNAQWQSYPLASADDQPVTPQVGFATGQYFAVKKGAAHPEALLKMINLFVETGWGQTTTPENYAKYFTSDGFEKFKNMPFQAWPSRKNLDIHLHVTAALDSKDTSGLNPEEKDMYDKTVSWMEGTSKEPLNWAYERVFGKEGSFVIINQYVSGNLLKLTEFYGAPTPAMVEKESNLQKRELETFTKIIMGDPVDTFDKFVEEWKKLGGDQITQEVNDWAKNK
- a CDS encoding ABC transporter permease — protein: MILPGLILVLIYSYGPMFGLLIAFEKYVPAKGMMGSKWVGLDNFRYVIEMPESAQIIWNTVLIAIMKIIAGLIAPIITALLLNEVRKEVFKRGVQTVVYLPHFLSWIILGGILIDILSPTNGIVNQLLGWFGIKPIFFLGSNTWFRYVLVITDVWKEFGFNTIVYLAALTSISPTLYEAAIVDGAGRWKQTLHVTLPGMASIIVLLVTLSLGNVLNAGFDQVFNLYSPQVYETGDVIDTFVYRIGLVDAQYGVATAVGVFRSVVSLFSISLSYYLAYRFANYRIF